Proteins encoded within one genomic window of Halomonas sp. YLGW01:
- a CDS encoding glutamine--tRNA ligase/YqeY domain fusion protein, whose protein sequence is MSNDSTSAPNFIRNQISEEIEAGKVDKIVTRFPPEPNGFLHIGHAKSICLNFGLAEQFGGDCHLRFDDTNPAKEEQAYIDAIKEDLEWMGFDWAGDVRYASDYFDQLYAWAQHLVREGKAYVDDLSPDEIREYRGTLTEAGRPSPYRERSADESLDLLERMKQGEFAEGEKVLRAKIDMASPNINLRDPILYRIRHADHHQTGDKWKIYPSYDFTHGQSDAIEGVTHSVCTLEFEDHRPLYEWFLDNLPVPAKPRQIEFARLNLNYTLTSKRKLKLLVDQGIVDGWDDPRLPTISGMRRRGYTPASIRKFCDMIGVTRADGGLVEIGMLYHAIRSDLEDNAPRAMCVMKPLKVVLTNVPEDHDEVFEVAGHPARDDMGTRRLPFTREIWIDRDDFMEEPPKKFFRLAPDKEVRLRNGYVIRCDEVIKDDAGEISELRCSVDFDTLGKNPEGRKVKGVIHWVSAAHGVSVEVRQYDNLFQVEVPDKDKDADFLDHLNPESLVTVQGIAEPSIRDAAPEARYQFERVGYFCADRHACAEGKLVFNRTVGLKDGWAKAQKKG, encoded by the coding sequence ATGAGCAATGACAGCACCAGCGCCCCGAACTTCATTCGCAATCAGATTAGCGAAGAGATCGAGGCTGGCAAGGTCGACAAGATCGTTACCCGTTTCCCGCCGGAGCCCAATGGCTTCCTGCACATCGGCCATGCCAAGTCGATCTGCCTGAACTTCGGTCTGGCCGAGCAGTTCGGTGGCGACTGTCACCTGCGCTTCGATGACACCAATCCGGCCAAGGAAGAGCAGGCCTACATCGATGCCATCAAGGAAGATCTTGAGTGGATGGGCTTCGACTGGGCCGGCGACGTGCGTTACGCGTCGGACTACTTCGATCAGCTCTATGCCTGGGCGCAGCACCTGGTCCGCGAAGGCAAGGCCTATGTCGACGATCTGTCGCCGGACGAGATCCGCGAGTATCGCGGCACCCTGACCGAAGCCGGCCGTCCGAGCCCCTATCGCGAGCGCAGCGCCGACGAGAGCCTCGATCTGCTCGAGCGTATGAAGCAGGGCGAGTTCGCCGAGGGCGAGAAGGTGCTGCGTGCCAAGATCGACATGGCCTCGCCGAACATCAATCTGCGCGACCCGATCCTCTACCGCATCCGTCACGCCGACCATCATCAGACCGGTGACAAGTGGAAGATCTACCCGTCCTACGACTTCACCCATGGCCAGTCGGATGCCATCGAGGGCGTGACCCATTCCGTCTGCACCCTGGAGTTCGAGGACCATCGCCCGCTCTACGAATGGTTCCTCGACAACCTGCCGGTGCCGGCCAAGCCGCGTCAGATCGAGTTCGCGCGCCTGAACCTGAATTACACCCTGACCTCCAAGCGCAAGCTCAAGCTGCTGGTCGATCAGGGCATCGTTGATGGCTGGGATGACCCCCGTCTGCCGACGATTTCCGGCATGCGTCGCCGCGGCTATACGCCGGCCTCGATCCGCAAGTTCTGCGACATGATCGGCGTGACCCGCGCCGACGGCGGCCTGGTCGAGATTGGCATGCTCTATCATGCGATTCGCTCGGATCTCGAGGACAACGCGCCGCGGGCCATGTGCGTGATGAAGCCCCTCAAGGTCGTGCTGACCAATGTCCCCGAGGATCACGACGAGGTCTTCGAAGTCGCCGGCCATCCGGCCCGCGATGACATGGGTACGCGCCGGCTGCCGTTCACCCGCGAGATCTGGATCGACCGGGACGACTTCATGGAGGAGCCGCCGAAGAAGTTCTTCCGTCTGGCCCCGGACAAGGAAGTGCGCCTGCGCAACGGCTACGTGATCCGCTGCGATGAGGTGATCAAGGACGACGCCGGCGAGATCAGCGAGCTGCGCTGTTCGGTGGACTTCGACACCCTGGGCAAGAACCCGGAAGGCCGCAAGGTCAAGGGCGTGATTCACTGGGTCAGCGCCGCCCACGGCGTGTCGGTAGAGGTGCGTCAGTACGACAACCTCTTCCAGGTCGAGGTCCCCGACAAGGACAAGGACGCCGACTTCCTGGATCACCTGAACCCGGAGTCGCTGGTCACCGTGCAGGGCAT